A genome region from Paludibacterium sp. B53371 includes the following:
- the ubiD gene encoding 4-hydroxy-3-polyprenylbenzoate decarboxylase has translation MKYTDLRDFVAQLEQQGELRRISRPVSPHLEMTEIGDRVLKSAGPALLFERPQTGDQQYDYPVLANLFGTPERVAMGMGASHVSALREIGQLLAYLKEPEPPRGWRDAWDKLPMLKQVLSMAPKEISKAPCQQIVWEGDQVDLSRLPIQHCWPGDVAPLITWGLTVTQGPNKKRQNLGIYRQQVIGKNRVIMRWLAHRGGALDYREFRLANPGQPFPVAVVLGCDPATILGAVTPVPDTLSEYQFAGLLRGSRTELTRCIGSELRVPARAEIVLEGHIHPDDMALEGPYGDHTGYYNEQDQFPVFTIDRITMRENPIYHSTYTGKPPDEPAVLGVALNEVFVPILQKQFPEIVDFYLPPEGCSYRMAVVSIKKQYPGHARRVMMGCWSFLRQFMYTKFIVVVDDDVNTRDWKEVIWAITTRMDPVRDTMLVENTPIDYLDFASPISGLGGKMGLDATNKMPGETSREWGTPIVMDPTVKQRVDAMWDELGL, from the coding sequence ATGAAATACACCGATCTACGTGATTTTGTTGCACAACTCGAACAACAAGGGGAATTACGCCGCATCAGTCGGCCAGTGTCACCGCACCTCGAGATGACCGAGATTGGCGACAGAGTCCTCAAATCCGCCGGACCCGCCCTGCTGTTCGAACGGCCTCAGACGGGGGATCAGCAATATGACTACCCGGTGCTGGCCAATTTGTTCGGCACGCCTGAACGCGTTGCCATGGGGATGGGGGCCAGCCATGTCAGTGCCTTGCGCGAGATCGGGCAGTTGCTGGCCTATCTGAAAGAGCCAGAACCACCACGCGGCTGGCGTGATGCCTGGGACAAGCTGCCTATGCTCAAACAGGTCCTGAGCATGGCGCCGAAAGAAATCAGCAAAGCCCCCTGCCAGCAGATTGTCTGGGAAGGCGACCAGGTCGACCTGTCCAGACTACCCATCCAGCATTGCTGGCCCGGCGACGTCGCACCGCTGATCACCTGGGGGCTGACCGTCACCCAGGGCCCAAACAAAAAACGCCAGAATCTCGGCATTTACCGCCAGCAGGTCATCGGCAAGAACCGCGTCATCATGCGCTGGCTCGCCCACCGCGGCGGGGCACTGGATTACCGCGAGTTCCGCCTGGCCAACCCCGGGCAGCCCTTCCCGGTCGCCGTGGTGCTCGGCTGTGACCCGGCGACCATTCTCGGCGCCGTCACCCCGGTTCCCGACACCTTGTCGGAGTATCAGTTCGCCGGTCTGCTACGCGGCAGCCGCACCGAGCTGACGCGCTGCATCGGCTCCGAGCTGCGCGTCCCGGCCCGGGCCGAAATCGTGCTGGAAGGCCACATTCATCCCGATGACATGGCGCTGGAAGGCCCCTATGGCGACCATACCGGCTATTACAACGAACAGGACCAGTTCCCGGTCTTTACCATCGACCGCATCACCATGCGGGAAAACCCCATCTACCACAGCACCTACACCGGCAAACCACCAGATGAGCCGGCCGTTCTGGGCGTGGCGCTGAATGAAGTCTTCGTCCCCATCCTGCAGAAGCAGTTTCCCGAAATTGTCGACTTCTATCTGCCGCCCGAAGGCTGCAGCTACCGCATGGCCGTGGTGAGCATCAAGAAACAATACCCCGGCCATGCGCGGCGGGTGATGATGGGCTGCTGGAGCTTCCTGCGTCAGTTCATGTACACCAAGTTCATCGTCGTGGTGGACGACGACGTCAACACCCGCGACTGGAAAGAAGTCATCTGGGCCATTACCACCCGCATGGATCCGGTGCGCGACACCATGCTGGTAGAAAACACCCCGATCGACTACCTCGACTTTGCCAGCCCGATCTCCGGACTGGGCGGCAAAATGGGACTGGATGCCACCAACAAGATGCCGGGAGAAACCAGCCGCGAATGGGGCACCCCCATCGTCATGGACCCGACCGTCAAACAACGCGTCGATGCGATGTGGGATGAGCTCGGACTGTAA
- a CDS encoding OmpW family protein, translating into MRKIAFVAVAGLLSASAFADQGDILARFRVIDVSPQTSSTGYLSANSAKVKNDVVPELDFTYMITNNIGAELILGTSRHEVDLNGSSIGKVSVLPPTLTLQYHFNPQGTIRPYVGAGVNYTRFYDNGLNAGINVKQNSWGGALQVGTDIAINKDWFVNLDVKKLYIKTDVDLNGTPLGTLTINPWVYGVGIGTKF; encoded by the coding sequence ATGAGAAAGATCGCTTTTGTTGCCGTGGCCGGCCTGCTCTCTGCTTCCGCTTTTGCTGACCAAGGCGATATTCTGGCTCGCTTCCGCGTGATTGATGTTAGCCCGCAAACCTCCAGCACTGGTTATTTGTCTGCCAATAGTGCCAAGGTAAAGAACGACGTTGTGCCCGAGCTGGATTTCACTTATATGATCACCAATAACATTGGTGCTGAGCTGATCCTGGGGACTTCCCGCCATGAGGTAGATCTCAATGGGTCGAGCATCGGCAAGGTCAGCGTCCTGCCGCCGACCCTGACGCTGCAATATCATTTCAATCCGCAAGGTACGATTCGCCCGTATGTCGGTGCCGGTGTGAACTATACCCGTTTCTACGATAACGGCCTGAATGCCGGCATTAACGTCAAGCAAAATAGCTGGGGCGGTGCGCTGCAAGTGGGTACTGACATTGCCATCAACAAAGACTGGTTCGTCAACCTGGATGTCAAGAAGCTCTACATCAAGACCGATGTGGACCTGAACGGCACCCCGCTGGGTACGCTGACCATCAACCCGTGGGTCTACGGTGTGGGTATCGGTACCAAGTTCTGA
- a CDS encoding pyrimidine 5'-nucleotidase: MHPTWIFDLDNTLHNADHGIFPWINRSMTDYIMRQLGLDEAAAHALRHRYYTRYGATMRGMHRHHGIDPDLFLRETHPVAALLPLMKWDAHVGTLLAALPGRKILLSNGPQTYVEQVTRRMGIDRLFDALYGVERVGYLPKPHARPFITVCARERLNPATCIMVEDSLPNLLTAKSLGMRTVWITPTPRRPVYVDYRISSIRDLPRLTWLQA; the protein is encoded by the coding sequence TTGCACCCCACCTGGATTTTCGACCTCGACAATACCCTGCACAACGCCGACCACGGCATTTTCCCCTGGATCAACCGCAGCATGACCGATTACATCATGCGCCAGCTCGGCCTTGATGAAGCTGCCGCCCATGCGCTGCGCCACCGCTATTACACCCGCTATGGCGCCACCATGCGCGGCATGCACCGACACCACGGCATCGACCCGGATCTCTTCCTGCGCGAAACCCATCCCGTCGCAGCCCTGCTACCGCTGATGAAATGGGATGCCCACGTCGGCACCTTGCTGGCCGCACTGCCCGGACGCAAAATCCTGCTCTCCAATGGCCCACAGACCTATGTCGAGCAAGTCACCCGCCGTATGGGCATCGATCGCCTGTTCGACGCCCTCTATGGTGTCGAACGCGTCGGCTATCTGCCCAAGCCCCATGCCCGCCCCTTCATCACCGTCTGCGCACGCGAGCGGCTCAACCCGGCGACCTGCATCATGGTGGAAGACAGCTTGCCCAATCTGCTCACGGCCAAATCACTCGGCATGCGCACGGTCTGGATCACCCCCACCCCGCGCCGCCCCGTCTATGTCGACTATCGCATCAGCTCGATACGCGACCTGCCGCGTCTGACCTGGCTGCAGGCGTAA